In Aegilops tauschii subsp. strangulata cultivar AL8/78 chromosome 3, Aet v6.0, whole genome shotgun sequence, one genomic interval encodes:
- the LOC109748681 gene encoding uncharacterized protein, whose translation MSAPPPNLPLPVTTAPLPLSTASLALPTAPLDSTAGASTGQAPPPSTAPPVTIYSPAEMTGVLNDLVTAVQGIHLYLAGPYGQPPPLKPATATRPAALPWYAATTAPIGPLHHHWPGQPSPAVAPHRPQWPAPAIAAPPMPPGSGQPQLPAPPPPVAAPQWPQWPAPALAAPPTPPGSGQPQPQLPVPPPPAAAPQWPQWPAPALAAPPTPPGSVPPQLPAPPPPSTGPGSPLQGGVPIQQVRFPPSPSPIPAWLTGSSPSPVYTSAGDPPAPTLQFGDPSDSAGYSMGRGHADQAPQSSLLRTSEPVGHGAPTQTPPRFAKLDFATYDGTEDPLNWLNQCEQFFCGQRTLASERTWLASYHLRGAAQTWYYALEQDEGSMPPWERFRELCLLRFGPPIRGSRLAELGRLPFTSTVQDLADRFQDLACHASGVMAQQRADLFVGGLPDHIRVDVELRGPQDLQTAMYYARAFERRAVAIQQESPSRAAGSLPWPDVPAQGRLLRLSRHPSQRPRHARSAGSPRPNNSSVTAKGCASNATSPTRPATSARDSSTWRLQTTFRRTPSPPTWPPQLSRRCLMLVDHLEEFSKRFSTLQLEDELFVQVGRSVMTGILGA comes from the coding sequence ATGTCTGCACCACCACCCAACCTGCCGCTGCCCGTCACCACCGCGCCGCTACCTCTCTCCACCGCGTCGCTGGCTCTCCCCACCGCGCCGCTGGACTCCACCGCCGGCGCCTCCACCGGCCAGGCGCCGCCGCCCTCCACCGCGCCGCCCGTCACCATCTACTCGCCGGCGGAGATGACCGGGGTCCTCAACGACCTCGTCACCGCCGTCCAAGGCATACACCTCTACCTGGCCGGGCCCTACGGGCAGCCGCCGCCCTTGAAGCCGGCCACCGCAACCAGGCCAGCCGCCCTGCCCTGGTACGCGGCCACCACGGCGCCGATCGGGCCTCTACACCACCACTGGCCCGGTCAGCCGTCGCCCGCCGTCGCCCCCCACCGGCCGCAGTGGccggctccggcgatcgccgcgcCCCCAATGCCTCCCGGGTCCGGGCAGCCGCAGCTGCCAGCCCCACCGCCGCCCGTTGCCGCGCCTCaatggccacagtggccggccCCGGCCCTCGCTGCGCCCCCGACACCTCCCGGGTCCGGGCAGCCGCAGCCCCAGCTGCCGGTCCCACCGCCGCCCGCTGCCGCGCCTCaatggccacagtggccggccCCGGCCCTCGCTGCGCCCCCCACGCCACCCGGGTCCGTACCGCCGCAGCTTCCGGCCCCGCCACCGCCCAGCACGGGGCCCGGGTCACCCTTGCAGGGAGGCGTACCGATCCAGCAAGTGCGCTTCCCGCCGTCACCGTCCCCCATACCGGCCTGGCTGACCGGATCATCACCGTCACCCGTCTACACGTCGGCTGGAGACCCGCCGGCACCCACTCTGCAGTTTGGCGATCCCTCTGACTCGGCGGGGTACTCCATGGGCCGCGGCCATGCTGACCAGGCGCCCCAATCCTCGCTGCTTCGCACCTCCGAGCCAGTCGGCCACGGCGCTCCGACTCAAACACCGCCGCGGTTTGCCAAACTGGACTTCGCCACTTATGACGGCACGGAGGACCCCCTCAACTGGCTCAACCAGTGCGAGCAGTTCTTTTGCGGGCAGCGCACCCTCGCCTCGGAGCGTACTTGGCTCGCCTCTTACCACCTTCGCGGCGCGGCACAGACCTGGTACTACGccctcgagcaggacgagggcAGCATGCCCCCTTGGGAGCGCTTCCGCGAGCTCTGCCTCCTTCGTTTTGGGCCACCGATCCGCGGGAGCCGCCTGGCAGAGCTAGGCCGCCTTCCCTTCACCTCAACGGTTCAGGACCTCGCCGACCGTTTCCAAGACCTGGCATGCCACGCGTCGGGCGTGATGGCGCAGCAGCGGGCCGACCTCTTTGTCGGTGGACTTCCGGATCACATCCGCGTGGACGTGGAGCTTCGGGGACCCCAGGATCTCCAGACGGCCATGTACTACGCCCGTGCGTTCGAGCGCCGCGCGGTGGCCATCCAGCAAGAATCACCGTCCCGGGCCGCCGGGTCGCTACCCTGGCCGGATGTTCCCGCGCAGGGTCGGCTGCTCAGGCTTTCGCGGCACCCCTCGCAACGACCGCGGCACGCCCGTTCCGCCGGCTCACCTCGGCCGAACAACTCGAGCGTCACCgccaagggttgtgcttcaaatgcgacgagccctacacgcccggccacgtctgcccgcgactcttctacctggaggctgcagactacattccggaggacgccgtcgccgccgacctgGCCGCCCCAGTTGTCGCGAAGGTGTTTGATGCTGGTTGATCACCTCGAGGAGTTCAGCAAGCGCTTCTCCACCttacagctcgaggacgagctgtttgtgcaggtggggagaagtgttatgaccggcatattaggggcttag